One genomic window of Medicago truncatula cultivar Jemalong A17 chromosome 1, MtrunA17r5.0-ANR, whole genome shotgun sequence includes the following:
- the LOC25483885 gene encoding fructose-bisphosphate aldolase 6, cytosolic, with protein sequence MSSFKSKYEDELIANAAYIGSPGKGILAADESTGTIGKRFASINVENVEANRRTLRELLFTAPGCLDCLSGVILFEETLYQKTAAGVPFVDVLKKAGVLPGIKVDKGTVELAGTNGETTTQGLDDLGQRCKKYYEAGARFAKWRAVLKIGPNEPSPLSIHENAYGLARYAVICQENGLVPIVEPEILVDGPHDIAKCADVTERVLAACYKALSDHHVLLEGTLLKPNMVTPGSDSPKVAPEVIAQHTVRALLRTVPAAVPAIVFLSGGQSEEEASVNLNAMNKLKGKKPWTLTFSYGRALQQSTLKAWGGKDENIPKAQAALLVRCKANSEATLGTYQGNANLGDGASESLHVKDYKY encoded by the exons ATGTCTTCTTTCAAGAGCAAATATGAAG ATGAACTCATTGCCAATGCTGCTTACATTGGCTCTCCTGGAAAGGGTATCCTTGCTGCTGATGAATCTACTGGCACAATCGGCAAGCGATTCGCCAGCATCAACGTCGAGAATGTTGAAGCAAACAGACGTACTCTTCGCGAACTCCTGTTCACTGCCCCTGGTTGTTTAGACTGCCTAAGTGGTGTTATCTTGTTCGAAGAAACACTATATCAGAAAACCGCTGCAG GAGTACCCTTTGTGGATGTGTTGAAGAAAGCTGGAGTTCTTCCTGGTATCAAGGTTGACAAGGGAACCGTTGAACTTGCCGGCACAAACGGAGAAACCACAACTCAAGGTTTGGATGACCTTGGTCAGAGGTGCAAGAAATACTATGAAGCTGGTGCAAGGTTTGCTAAATGGCGCGCCGTGCTAAAGATCGGTCCAAATGAACCATCTCCCTTGTCAATCCACGAAAACGCCTATGGTTTAGCTCGTTACGCCGTCATATGTCAAGAGAATGGTTTGGTTCCAATTGTGGAGCCTGAGATTCTAGTGGATGGACCCCACGACATTGCAAAGTGCGCTGATGTAACAGAACGCGTTCTTGCAGCATGTTACAAGGCTCTAAGTGACCATCATGTTCTTCTTGAAGGTACTCTTTTGAAGCCTAATATGGTTACACCAGGATCAGATTCTCCTAAAGTTGCTCCTGAGGTTATAGCCCAACACACCGTCCGAGCATTGTTGAGAACCGTTCCTGCCGCGGTTCCTGCTATAGTTTTCTTGTCTGGTGGACAAAGTGAAGAGGAAGCATCTGTTAACCTTAATGCAATGAACAAACTTAAGGGAAAGAAGCCTTGGACTCTTACATTCTCTTATGGAAGGGCACTTCAGCAAAGTACTCTTAAGGCATGGGGTGGAAAAGATGAAAACATTCCTAAGGCTCAAGCTGCATTGCTTGTTAGGTGTAAAGCAAATTCAGAAGCAACTCTTGGAACTTATCAAGGTAATGCTAACCTTGGTGATGGTGCTTCGGAGTCTCTTCATGTTAAGGACTACAAATACTAA
- the LOC25483886 gene encoding peptidyl-prolyl cis-trans isomerase FKBP17-1, chloroplastic isoform X1 encodes MKMKIIKYCVFGSATRVYATLPHTKYPCNITRRPLSLSLISTTFSALIFSLPLPPSYSSPSPSSKRPIADFSELPNSGGVKALELLVGSGEVPQDGDQVEIHYYGRLAAKQGWRFDSTYDHKDENGDPNPFVFVLGSGKVIAGIDVAVRSMKVGGIRRVVIPPSLGYQNTSQEPIPPNFFDRQRLFTTIFNPTRLANGEGSTLGTLIFDIELVGLRHQ; translated from the exons atgaagatgaagataatAAAATACTGTGTCTTTGGAAGTGCAACACGTGTGTATGCCACTCTCCCTCACACAAAATATCCATGTAACATAACAAGAAGACCCTTATCTTTGTCTCTAATCTCCACCACTTTCTCTGCTTTAATCTTCTCACTTCCTCTTCCACCTTCCTATTCTTCTCCTTCACCTTCTTCAAAACGTCCAATAGCAGATTTCTCTGAACTCCCCAATTCTGGTGGTGTTAAGGCTTTGGAACTCCTTGTTGGTTCAGGTGAAGTTCCTCAAGATGGAGACCAG GTTGAGATTCATTACTATGGTAGACTTGCAGCAAAACAAGGATGGCGTTTTGATTCAACCTATGACCACAAAGATGAGAATGGTGATCCTAATCCTTTTGTCTTTGTCCTTGGCTCTGGTAAG GTAATTGCTGGAATTGATGTGGCAGTGCGATCAATGAAAGTCGGTGGTATTCGTAGAGTCGTCATACCTCCATCACTTGGGTATCAGAACACATCACAGGAACCTATCCCACCTAAT ttctttgacaGGCAGAGGCTGTTCACTACCATTTTTAATCCGACTCGACTTGCAAATGGTGAAGGTTCAACTTTAGGGACACTTATATTTGATATTGAACTGGTTGGCTTGAGGCATCAGTGA
- the LOC25483886 gene encoding peptidyl-prolyl cis-trans isomerase FKBP17-1, chloroplastic isoform X2 → MKMKIIKYCVFGSATRVYATLPHTKYPCNITRRPLSLSLISTTFSALIFSLPLPPSYSSPSPSSKRPIADFSELPNSGGVKALELLVGSGEVPQDGDQVEIHYYGRLAAKQGWRFDSTYDHKDENGDPNPFVFVLGSGKVIAGIDVAVRSMKVGGIRRVVIPPSLGYQNTSQEPIPPNAEAVHYHF, encoded by the exons atgaagatgaagataatAAAATACTGTGTCTTTGGAAGTGCAACACGTGTGTATGCCACTCTCCCTCACACAAAATATCCATGTAACATAACAAGAAGACCCTTATCTTTGTCTCTAATCTCCACCACTTTCTCTGCTTTAATCTTCTCACTTCCTCTTCCACCTTCCTATTCTTCTCCTTCACCTTCTTCAAAACGTCCAATAGCAGATTTCTCTGAACTCCCCAATTCTGGTGGTGTTAAGGCTTTGGAACTCCTTGTTGGTTCAGGTGAAGTTCCTCAAGATGGAGACCAG GTTGAGATTCATTACTATGGTAGACTTGCAGCAAAACAAGGATGGCGTTTTGATTCAACCTATGACCACAAAGATGAGAATGGTGATCCTAATCCTTTTGTCTTTGTCCTTGGCTCTGGTAAG GTAATTGCTGGAATTGATGTGGCAGTGCGATCAATGAAAGTCGGTGGTATTCGTAGAGTCGTCATACCTCCATCACTTGGGTATCAGAACACATCACAGGAACCTATCCCACCTAAT GCAGAGGCTGTTCACTACCATTTTTAA